The DNA window CATACTTATATTTTGTGTTAATTGCTTTAAAAAACAAGTCCATTACAAGGGTAGCACCTATGAATCCATTTTCCTCTTGTACGCCACCTGCAGTACATATAAATAGACCATTTCTTTTTTTTGACCTGTCAATAGAGGGCTTATTTAAAACATATTTACTAGACCAAAACATTTGGCATCTATCAATCATAGTTTTAGCAATACTTGTAACAGAATTAAAATATAATGGAGAAGCAAAGACTACAATATCCGCTTGATCAAATTTATCATACATTTTATACATATCATCCTTTATAAAGCAACTACCTGTTTTTGCACAAGCGCCACAAGCTATACAGGGATAAATATTTAATTTTCCAAGTTGAATTTTTTCAACCAATACATCTTTTTTTTCTAGTCCTTCAATGACTTTATTTAAAAGAATGTCTGTATTCATTTTTATCCTAGGACTTCCTAAAATAGCCAATGCTCTCAATAAAACTCCCCCTATATAAACTTTTCACCTTATCACACACTATTATATTATAGTGAAAATAATCATTAAAAACAATACCTAAAATAACGCTTTCTATGTTATACATTCTATAAAATTTTTCCCTGCATCTATAAAATCTATTCAATAGGTGTTATATTTTTTGAAAATTTTGTCAATAATATTACTAGTTATATAGGGGAGGTCTCATTGTGAAAGTGGCTAATTTACCTGATCAAACAAGAATGGAATTGTATAATCATATGAAAAAAAATATAAGGAAATATTATAAAG is part of the Crassaminicella profunda genome and encodes:
- a CDS encoding flavodoxin family protein; translated protein: MRALAILGSPRIKMNTDILLNKVIEGLEKKDVLVEKIQLGKLNIYPCIACGACAKTGSCFIKDDMYKMYDKFDQADIVVFASPLYFNSVTSIAKTMIDRCQMFWSSKYVLNKPSIDRSKKRNGLFICTAGGVQEENGFIGATLVMDLFFKAINTKYKYDLLIDNTDKVFVGERVDLLEKAHEMAEKLIEFN